The following proteins are encoded in a genomic region of Gossypium hirsutum isolate 1008001.06 chromosome D05, Gossypium_hirsutum_v2.1, whole genome shotgun sequence:
- the LOC107903971 gene encoding NAD-dependent malic enzyme 2, mitochondrial isoform X2 — protein MKWAFKTLKRYWERFCMFNDDVQGTAGVALAGLLGTVRAQGRSLDDFPNHKIVVVGAGSTGLGVLSMAVQAVVRMTGNADTAAQNFFLLDKDVQFCTSFLHPICAKPFMFF, from the exons ATGAAGTGGGCCTTTAAAACTCTGAAACGCTATTGGGAAAGGTTTTGCATGTTTAATGATGACGTACAG GGAACTGCTGGAGTTGCACTTGCTGGATTGTTAGGAACTGTAAGAGCACAAGGTCGATCTTTGGATGATTTTCCAAACCACAAGATTGTTGTGGTGGGAGCTGGAAG TACAGGGCTTGGTGTTCTTAGCATGGCTGTTCAAGCTGTTGTAAGGATGACAGGAAATGCAGATACAGCTGCACAGAACTTCTTCCTACTTGATAAAGATGTACAATTTTGTACCTCCTTTCTACATCCTATTTGTGCAAAgccttttatgttcttttag
- the LOC107903971 gene encoding uncharacterized protein isoform X1 — translation MTKQTQMTVFIIGVMFLHRFAVIVPRSTRFFSSKDSLDVASTIAELNKEMESVFGEPPPDGLANSGNRSCMAQDAHHNSHVILVLCLKNLLFEGNCWSCTCWIVRNCKSTRSIFG, via the exons ATGACAAAACAAACCCAGATGACag TCTTTATTATTGGCGTCATGTTTCTTCATCGATTTGCTGTGATAGTTCCTCGCTCTACAAGGTTCTTCAGCAGTAAAGATAGCCTTGACGTTGCAAGCACCATAGCTGAACTCAATAAG GAAATGGAATCTGTCTTTGGTGAACCTCCTCCAGACGGACTAGCCAATTCTGGAAATAGAAGCTGCATGGCTCAAGATGCCCACCATAACTCTCatgttattttggtactttgCTTAAAGAATTTATTGTTTGAAG GGAACTGCTGGAGTTGCACTTGCTGGATTGTTAGGAACTGTAAGAGCACAAGGTCGATCTTTGGATGA